In Terriglobus aquaticus, the genomic window ATAGAGACGTCCAGGGCGTTCGCGATGTCTTTGAGTCGGGTGGGCATGGAGCAAGAGCGCCGCAAACAGGAGCGGCAATACGCCTCATTGTAAGGGCGTATTGCCGCGATCTGTACGGGTTGCCGACGGGAGTGTGGAGCGTAAGCGCTAACGCAGCGTGCGTGCGTTAGGCAACCTCCTCCGCGCGTGCGGCGAACCGCTTGCGGAACGACAGAGCGGTGCTGATCAGACCCGTACCGAGCAGGGCCAGGCTGGAAGGCTCAGGCGTGGGAGCGGCGGAGGCGGCGCCGATGAACTCCTGCGGCGTGCCGTTTGTCCAGCCGGTCTGGTCCGCGGTGGGCGTGTAGAGGACGAAGTTCGAGAAGAAGCCCGAATTGATCACATCAGGGTCGGCGGCATAGTACGACGCGTAGTCCACCAGGGTCTGCGAGGTGCTGGTGAAGCCGGTGTTCGAGGTGATGTCCGGATCGAAGATGCTCCAGATGGCGTACTGAACGTCGGAGTTGGACAAGCCGTACTGGCCGAAGACGTAGTAGAGGATGGCATCCGTGCGGTAGTCAATGGCGGTCTGGGACGATCCCAGGTCCAGGCTCTGGACACTCACCTGCCACTGCTCGCCGATGCTGACCTGGCGGTTGTAGTCGAGACAAACCAGCGAAGTAAGTGAGCTACTTCCATTGATGCTGAAGTTATAAGGGTAGATATCTTCGCCATTAACACTGCCTCCTGTGGTGGAGACGAGGTTCAGGGTGTCAGCGTGGACCAGGAGCGGGCAGAAGACGAGAGCGAAAGCACAGCAAAAACGCAGGGCATTACGGAAAGAAAGCATGATTTCACCGGGCTGCGCTGTAGCGCAGCAAGTTAGGCGACCGCAGGTGCGAACGCTGATCTGATGTTGGATCCGGTGACGCTCAAGAAGAGGAACCAGACCAAGGAGAAGAAGTACAACAAAGTGTTCCAGAGTTACGAAAGCCAATCTAACTGCAATGGATGGAGAACGCGCGTCCTAAGTTGAGCGATGTCGTCGTAAACCGACAAAACTGATGGCGTAAGTTCTGGGCGTAACGCGTTGAGAACCTGAGTGGTTACCGGAGGTAACCTCCTGAATCGTTGCGATGGAGAGTTACCGCGGCAGATGCGCACGTGAGAGACGGGACTGAGCCATCCTGCCATGCTCGATGAAGGTTTTCGGGCTAGCCATTGTCGAGCCTTGGCCGACGGAAGGCAATTGCGGCTGCTCAGAGTCGTGCCGAACCGCGGCCGCGCATGCGCGGTGCGTGGGAGTGCGATAGTTGGCGCGGAGCGGTTAGGATGCGGGTTGGACTGCCTTGCCCATGACGTTGCTGGAACAGATTCGCGCGACACCCAACCTGCTGACACTGCTGCGACTGTTTCTGATCCCGTTTCTGGTGATCAACCTCCTGGATCACCACAACGGCGTAGCGCTGCTGCTGTTTGTGCTGGCGGGGATGTCCGACGCGCTGGACGGACAGATTGCGAGGCGGTGGGGGCAGTCGACACGGCTGGGCCAGTATCTGGACCCGATTGCGGACAAACTGCTGCTGAGCACCCTGTTTCTGACGGTGACGCATATGCGGCTGGTGCCGCAATACGTAACGGTGCTGGTCTTTGCGCGAGACCTGGGCATTCTGCTGATCAGCACGCTGCTGTATGCGACGAACACGATGCGGGACTTCAGGCCCAGCCTGCTGGGCAAGCTGAACACGCTGCTGCAACTGGCGACCGTGCTGGTGGTGCTGGTAGAGGCGGTACAGCCGACGGAGCCTTGGTGGACGGTGCGGGGATGGATGCTGATTGCGGTGGCGTGGCTGGCACCGCTGTCGGCGGCGCAGTATGCGTGGATCGTGACGCGAACGGTGAGCGCAGATTCGACGCCGAGCCGGGCGGAAGGCGCGTCCGGCACACCTAGCCCGGCGGCGGTGACGGCGGATGGAACGATGCTGCCGCTGGACGATGCCGCAGAGGTGCAGCCCGCTCACACAGAGTCTTCGGCACGGGTGCTCGCTCAGCCAAACGGAGATGCCTTGTAGGACCCTGCGTTCAGGCGGGCGACGCCCGGAGAGCGGTGGCGTAGAGCTTGATGGCCCGAGCCTGTTTCGCTTGGCTCGCGCCGGACCGCTTTCTGTTCGATAATAATTCTCAAAGAGGCCCGAATTGCCGTTGCTATGGGCAAATCGCGAGCCTACACTTGAACTATGGAGCGAGTCCGCCTGGCGGTCTTCGTTCTTTGAATCCACCATGCTGCGGCTGACGAAAAAAGCGGACTACGGACTGATGGCGCTGAAGTACCTGGCGGAGCAGGCGATGACGCCTGG contains:
- a CDS encoding PEP-CTERM sorting domain-containing protein gives rise to the protein MLSFRNALRFCCAFALVFCPLLVHADTLNLVSTTGGSVNGEDIYPYNFSINGSSSLTSLVCLDYNRQVSIGEQWQVSVQSLDLGSSQTAIDYRTDAILYYVFGQYGLSNSDVQYAIWSIFDPDITSNTGFTSTSQTLVDYASYYAADPDVINSGFFSNFVLYTPTADQTGWTNGTPQEFIGAASAAPTPEPSSLALLGTGLISTALSFRKRFAARAEEVA
- a CDS encoding CDP-alcohol phosphatidyltransferase family protein; its protein translation is MTLLEQIRATPNLLTLLRLFLIPFLVINLLDHHNGVALLLFVLAGMSDALDGQIARRWGQSTRLGQYLDPIADKLLLSTLFLTVTHMRLVPQYVTVLVFARDLGILLISTLLYATNTMRDFRPSLLGKLNTLLQLATVLVVLVEAVQPTEPWWTVRGWMLIAVAWLAPLSAAQYAWIVTRTVSADSTPSRAEGASGTPSPAAVTADGTMLPLDDAAEVQPAHTESSARVLAQPNGDAL